The Mercurialis annua linkage group LG8, ddMerAnnu1.2, whole genome shotgun sequence genome window below encodes:
- the LOC126661994 gene encoding uncharacterized protein LOC126661994: MSLGVWTERFDLHDGPLFSPIFEFFSIRYFKAYMNGNGELENRLLGYIDWCSADTISKIEIEKMGKALGLEVGEYKYFWTSPTHGFLRELASDIDVLNMAEVVGPSRVVIVEARLSTPVNTNVNVNEPEIVDADDSDVYDSDYSFGGDEDMENDDIVSLESESFHEEQPDAVVDDEAVESEAAAENGEAVESEADQPLDCPSSDYAGSEQLLSGSDSDNEGLSRPRFPDFDEDNINDPQFEVGMMFSSFQQFKEACRNYVIKNRYVINFKPNNKRRCKAICKKSCPFFMWASLMSKDNSTVQIKTGILTHSCPREHSIRHVNTKWVSKEYLEQFRSDPTWKLEGIMQAVRTNQKIEISKTIAYRAKKRALGIINGDETEQISLLHDYRLELIRTHP, from the exons ATGTCCTTGGGTGTGTGGACTGAACGGTTCGACCTTCATGACGGGCCTCTATTTT CGCCTATATTTGAGTTTTTCTCGATTAGATATTTCAAAGCATATATGAATGGCAATGGGGAACTTGAGAATAGACTATTAGGCTACATAGATTGGTGTTCTGCAGATACAATATCTAAGATTGAAATTGAGAAAATGGGTAAAGCCTTAGGATTAGAAGTTGGGGAGTATAAGTATTTTTGGACAAGTCCTACTCATGGCTTCCTAAGAGAGTTGGCATCAGACATTGATGTTCTTAACATGGCTGAAGTTGTGGGTCCTTCTAGGGTGGTGATAGTAGAGGCTAGGCTCTCGACTCCTGTGAATACCAATGTGAATGTCAATGAACCAGAAATTGTGGATGCCGATGACAGTGATGTGTATGATTCAGACTACTCGTTTGGTGGTGATGAAGATATGGAAAATGATGACATTGTATCATTAGAATCCGAGTCTTTCCATGAGGAACAACCTGATGCTGTGGTAGATGATGAGGCTGTAGAGTCTGAAGCTGCTGCAGAGAATGGTGAGGCTGTGGAGTCTGAAGCAGATCAACCATTAGACTGCCCTTCATCTGATTATGCAGGGTCAGAGCAGTTACTGTCAGGCTCTGATAGTGACAATGAAGGGTTATCCAGGCCTAGGTTTCCAGACTTTGATGAAGATAACATCAATGATCCTCAGTTTGAAGTAGGGATGATGTTCAGTAGTTTCCAACAGTTCAAAGAGGCATGTAGAAACTATGTCATTAAAAACAGATATGTTATCAACTTCAAGCCAAACAATAAGAGGAGATGCAAAGCCATTTGCAAGAAAAGCTGCCCTTTCTTCATGTGGGCTTCTTTGATGAGCAAGGACAATTCAACTGTCCAGATCAAAACTGGAATTCTGACCCATTCATGTCCTAGGGAGCATAGCATAAGACATGTCAACACAAAGTGGGTGTCAAAGGAATACCTAGAGCAGTTTAGGTCAGACCCAACCTGGAAGCTAGAGGGTATAATGCAAGCAGTTAGGACAAACCAGAAGATAGAGATATCAAAGACAATTGCCTATAGAGCCAAGAAGAGAGCTTTAGGTATCATTAATGGAGATGAGACAGAGCAGATTAGTCTGCTGCATGACTATAGACTTGAGCTCATTAGGACACACCCTTGA